The genomic window GATGAACGCCAAGGTCATCTCCGCCACCGACCAGATGCTGCAATCCACCACCGGCATGATGCGCTGAGGAGCACGAGCCATGATCCGAGCAGTCACAACCGCGCTCTTCCTCACACTCACCGCCACCGCCTCGGCGCAACAGACCGGCGCCGCTGCCCCGCTGGCACCGGCGCTGCGTAGCGACGTGCTCGCGACCAGCGAGATCGTGCGCATCGGCGACCTTGTCGACAACGCCGGCGCGGCGGCCTCGATCCCAGTCTTTCGGGCTCCCGATCTCGGACAGACCGGAAGCGTCTCCGTGGCGCGCGTGACCGAGGCGCTGCGCGCCCATAATGTCTTCGCCATTGATACCCGCGGCCTAACCGAAGTCACCGTCACGCGGGTGAGCCGGGCCATCGGCACCAAGGAAATCCAGGACCACCTCGCGCGGATCATCGCGACCCGCTATGGGCTGCGCGATCCCGAGAATCTAAGCGTGACCTTCGATCGTGAGTTCCGCACGCTTCATGTCGATCCAAAAGCGGCGGCTGATCTCAATGTATCACGGCTGTCGTTCGACACCCGCAGCGGACGGTTCGACGCTGTCCTGGAGATCAGCGGGAGCTCCGCGGCGGGCCGCATTC from Pseudorhodoplanes sp. includes these protein-coding regions:
- the flgA gene encoding flagellar basal body P-ring formation chaperone FlgA; translated protein: MIRAVTTALFLTLTATASAQQTGAAAPLAPALRSDVLATSEIVRIGDLVDNAGAAASIPVFRAPDLGQTGSVSVARVTEALRAHNVFAIDTRGLTEVTVTRVSRAIGTKEIQDHLARIIATRYGLRDPENLSVTFDREFRTLHVDPKAAADLNVSRLSFDTRSGRFDAVLEISGSSAAGRIPMRFTGAAIETTAAAVVIRPIARGDVLRESDIAIERRPRTEISSDAVRDPQGAIGLAARHTIKAGQIIRRADLAKPELVHRNEPVIIVFEQPGLMLTLRGKALDSGAEGDTVNVLNLQSKKTLQAVVSGSNRVMVVSTTPRATTNIASISHPVISARR